A region of the Mytilus trossulus isolate FHL-02 chromosome 11, PNRI_Mtr1.1.1.hap1, whole genome shotgun sequence genome:
GGAAAACAATGTCCTTATTTAACAGTTACTTATGTGTATTGCATTACAGTTTCAGTATATACTTCTCTAAATCAAACTTGAACTTGCTACTTACGgactgaaattttaaaaaaaaaatggttacatGAGATTTTACACCGTCATTGATGAATTACATAATTGCATAATTGTGTGTATTGTCATGTCATGAAATGCAAAATGGTTATTTAATTTTAGACATTAAAGTTATATAGAACAGTTAATGCTTGTTTgttatgagtcttatgtagacgaaacgcgcgtctggcgtcaatataaaattttaatcctggtatttatgatgagtttatttgcaaccactgggtcgataccaatgttggtggagatttattttcccAAGGGTACCACCAGCCTAGTAGTTAGTTATTACCAAGCTATTTTAATTTGCATTTGTAAAATATGGTGGGTGGATATATAAGTAATTTCATCTGCCTTTGAGGCTTGTATTGAGCACCCGTTATGAGCCATACATTTCGAACATTACATGTGTTGCTCTTATATATGTTTGACAAGAAAGGTTTTATGCTTCAAATATTGTGTCAATTTCCGTTCGTTTGGCTAGTGGTCAACGGTCGATTCAAATTCTGTTCGTTTGGCTAGTGGTCAACGGTCGATGAGTAAACAATAACGATTGCAATCTTCAAGGTGGAAAATGATTTCTATATTTAAGAGCTTAACAGATATCTATGTTGCCTTGAATGCTTGAACAGCAACATTCTTATATGTCTCAATTAGAGACACAAATATTGAGCCGTATACTGTCGATATCAAAGTTTTTGTTCTACTGTATTCGATTTATGTTTCAACTGCGGTGTCAGTTTTCTGATCGTTGTGCTAGTTGTTAGCACAACTAACGAGTATATAATAATGACTGCTATATATATTGAGGTGAAACTATTCCATGTATTGCATTGCATTATCAAGGGCATTTCATAATGTCCATCATTTACTCTGATTCCGCTTTCAAGAATGTTCAAAAAACGTTTGTCATCAAATGACATAGACTGTTTGTCATGAGTTCGTTCGGAAAAATCGAGTTCCATCATTCGCGCTACTTCAACGGGACTTACTAATTTTGTACAATTTCTAATAGTAAATAATACATGGCTTTCAAACGCTATCATTCTGTGAGAATGTGTAGTTAATGCATTATCAATGCAGCTCGGATCCACAATACCAACTATACCCCATCCGAGGTCTGTTTTCTGTGCGTAAGGTCCATCATCAGTTGTCGGAATCACCTCTCTAGGAGTCAATGCACGGGCGCAATTATAACCTATAAGTAGTCCGAATTCGCAATCACTTACTGGCATCAACTGACTGGCAATCTTCTCTAACTGCGGCCATCTTCTCGCCATATCACCAGTAGGTATATGTGCTCTATTTGCCGGTAAGATGTCGCGTGCAAATGTAGACGGTAACCTTATCTTCATGTCGCTATCGTAAGCCCTTACTATCAATCCATCTATCTTACAGCTATCGACTATTGAATTCTGTGAATGCATGGTTGATAATGACAGCTTCACGTCGGCACCAGAAAGTCCAAGAGTTTGACGTGTATTGTCCAAAACGAACGTAGTATCAGACTGAGTATCTAAGAGTGCGTACACTAGTATTTCATGTTGTTGGTTATCAGTATGAGAGAGATACACATGAACAATCATCGGACTTTTTCCATATGACTCGGTTATGCTCATTAAAACCGCACCAGTTTGAGACTTATAAAGTTCCTTTTCCTCATTACAAGGTGTAGGTTGTTTTGAATTGTTCGGATATTGTTTTACTACATCTCCATGAAAGGCTGTCGGATGTCGTTTTGTGCAAATGCTGCACGTTGTGCGTTTGTTACACTGTTTCGATAAATGTCCAGAGCCTAAACAAGCAAAGCACAAGCCTGTTCTCTTAGCAAATTCTTTACGCTCTTGTACAGATTTTGCAAGGTAGTTTCTACATGAATCAAGTATGTGTCCAGCCTTTTGACAGAACAAACAATTCTTATTAGCACCGGAGTTACTTTCTTTGGTCCTATCATAACTAGTCGACTTTGTCTCCGTTGCAAATGCATTTCTGCGTGGTGTATCACGGTCATTTTTAACACTTCGAAAGTTTGTGTCCGTATTTCGTGGTGTACTATCTGTTTTAAGAGAGTTGAGAGAAGTAACAGGGTCGTTGGCAATCGTTGACTCTCGTTCAATAAACACAGAAAAAGTCTGAAATGAGGGAAATGTATGATGATCACTTTTATAATGAGCGACAATTCGTCCCCATCGTGTAACTATCCAGTCgggaaattttgataaaagttttCGGTTCTCACGATCATCGTTAAGAACGTTCAGATTCTTGATCGTTTTCATTGCGGAAAGACACTGTTTAATATAATCTGAAAATTTTCTCAATCCTAAGCTATCACGAGACGCTATCTTAGGCCACTTTTCTAGTCGGTCACGAAAAGCATTACCAACGATAAACGGGTCACCATACCTTTGGTCTAACAGTTTTTTAGCATCAAAATAATAGTCATATGTTGCAATAAGGAAAAAGTTTTCGATTACTTCACGAACGGAGTCTCCAACATACCTACGTAGGTAATGGATCTGCTCTAAAGGTGGTATGTTCCTTCGCGCAATAAAGGTCTCAAAAGCAACTTTCCATGACGAATATTTTAATGGATCGCCATTAAATATCGGAGGTTCAGGCGGAGGAAGTCTATTCAAGTTAACTTGGTCGGCAAAAGATTTGGCTAAGTCAGTAACCACATCTGAGCTTATTGTTTTTGGCATAATTGGCATTTCGGTTTTCGGTAAATCCACATGCACAGAATCGGTTTGTACGTGATCCATCGCTCTGAAACTACTTGTTTCTCTTTGAATCGGAACAAATTCATTTACATCCGGATTTAGACCTGAGGAGCTAACAAAAGGTGCAACAACTGGTTGATTTTGGTTTATCGCATAGTTAACATTTGTATCACTAGTAAAAGGCACAGAAGACGATAAATGTTAGGTACACTTGAATTTTGGTTTTGATCATGTGAAGCACTTACAGTCTTTAAAAAGTTTGTCAATATATCGGCTtgtggtaaatattttttagcatCATCAAGCACTGAGCCACCCTGACTTACTCCTTCGAGTATTTCTTACTTTACTTCTGCAGTTTCTAACTCACGCctaatttgaattttatcaaGATCTAACTTTGCTTTCGATTCAGcttcaatatatttcaattttgttttaagttcagcGGCTCTTGCAGCAGTTTCAGATAATTTAGACGCATTTGATATTCGAGACGAAACATGTGACCTTTCAGACACTGAACGATTCGATCGACTAGAACGCCTAGATGACCTTTCACTTTTTACCTCATCAATACATTGTATGCGTTTAGCAATCTCTTTTAAAATAGTAGCAGTATCCGTTTCACACTGTTCAAATTTCTGAGAAATATCAGTTCCGATTTCGCGAGCTGATTGAGAATGTTCCGATGAAGAGCCTACTTCGCTTAGCAAACGACATAAATGTTTGTAAATGTCCTCAATTTTACTCATACATTTTACTAATGAGTCTCTAGTGGCATGTATTTCTGCTAAATGATCACTGTCACTCAAGAGAATACTTAACTTATTGTGTTTCGAGTGCCAAGCTGATAtagctttttttaaattttgctgaAGAGTGTCTAATTGCCAGAATAAACCCTTTTCAGTCATTTTGCGGTGTCGCGTAACGCGTGGTTCCTCACCAGGACTAGACATgaataattataatacaatatgatatatacagaaTCAAAATGCACataattcaaataaatcaacattcaAAACCTATGCAtcaatatgacaaaataataagcaataaaaatgacaaattcacTTTGGCAAAATATCAATATGACTTGCTATGACAAGTTTATAAAAAATGCAATAATATTCAATGGTATTACCAACATTCATCAAACTACACAAACATCTAAAAATGCAACAATGGCGCAATGAAATTTCAAGTTTGTCAATTATGCTAAATCAATAGtcatattaataataatatcaatttatttctgtaaataataGAAGGCTATGTCCCAGTCTTGACAGCTTCCACTGTTCTTCTTCTGTTGTAATCGCAATTTATATGAAGaataaatgtaacaaacacTTTGGATTCGTTTATGATTGTTTTTGCACAAATGTTCACTGTTACGTAAGTTATGTGTCAATAGCCACTGCCAAATCACACGTGTTAAATTAACGCATCACATCAGGTATGAAACTGTGTAGAGAGTTTTCACTGTAGTAGTAGTTGGGTCTCAAAGTTCAAGTCCAATAAAttcttattgtttattattataaaacgCATGAATGTATAATACACAATACAATATACTGCATAGTGTCGCAGGTACCCTCGTACTTGGTTCGAAGTTTACGTGAAAACtacaaagaaaaatgaaaacaaccttagtaaaacagtcaaaataaacagaaaatatattcGAATGACATTTGAATCAAGCACAATATCCGCATAatacaaaaacacaacaaatttACCTCTTTGGGCCAATTACACACTGATCTAGTTCGTATATTTCGTTCGTTTactgttacccattcgtttgatgtgtttggacttttgattttgccttttgatttttgattttcctttttgaattttcctcggagttcggtatttttgtgtttttactttttactgacaagggagataactgaAAGACAATGTATAAACCTAAAACCTAAAACCTAGGGCGGATCTCCGCGTCCGTTACACTAATTTTGAACGCCTATATAATagtctataaaataaaattaaaaaaaaatatatttaaatatgctTTATTACCGAAAAGATGACCGGAAGTCTTCCTTATCGTGACTATGGCaacacaattttgaaaattaaaacttaaattcatgaaaaaacagATAACGCGGTCAAAATCAGTAATATGGTACTTAAAGACAATGTAATGACAAATTATATGatattaagaaaatataaacgttttgtgaaaattgtaaaaaaaattgacctgTAGTCTATCTTGTGCATAAATGAAGAagtaaaaatttcaactttgaacttaaattcaag
Encoded here:
- the LOC134689961 gene encoding uncharacterized protein LOC134689961; the protein is MDHVQTDSVHVDLPKTEMPIMPKTISSDVVTDLAKSFADQVNLNRLPPPEPPIFNGDPLKYSSWKVAFETFIARRNIPPLEQIHYLRRYVGDSVREVIENFFLIATYDYYFDAKKLLDQRYGDPFIVGNAFRDRLEKWPKIASRDSLGLRKFSDYIKQCLSAMKTIKNLNVLNDDRENRKLLSKFPDWIVTRWGRIVAHYKSDHHTFPSFQTFSVFIERESTIANDPVTSLNSLKTDSTPRNTDTNFRSVKNDRDTPRRNAFATETKSTSYDRTKESNSGANKNCLFCQKAGHILDSCRNYLAKSVQERKEFAKRTGLCFACLGSGHLSKQCNKRTTCSICTKRHPTAFHGDVVKQYPNNSKQPTPCNEEKELYKSQTGAVLMSITESYGKSPMIVHVYLSHTDNQQHEILVYALLDTQSDTTFVLDNTRQTLGLSGADVKLSLSTMHSQNSIVDSCKIDGLIVRAYDSDMKIRLPSTFARDILPANRAHIPTGDMARRWPQLEKIASQLMPVSDCEFGLLIGYNCARALTPREVIPTTDDGPYAQKTDLGWGIVGIVDPSCIDNALTTHSHRMIAFESHVLFTIRNCTKLVSPVEVARMMELDFSERTHDKQSMSFDDKRFLNILESGIRVNDGHYEMPLIMQCNTWNSFTSIYIAVIIIYSLVVLTTSTTIRKLTPQLKHKSNTVEQKL